The Methanocella arvoryzae MRE50 DNA window ACTTCTTGCACGCTGTCACGATCTGCTCCATATCGGCCTGGGAGTGCGCCAGCGACAGGAAGTTGGTCTCGAACTGGGAGGGCGGGAAGAACACGCCATTCTGGAGCATGTGCTTCCAGAACTCGTTGAACTTTAGCTTGTCGCACTTGAGGGCCTGCTCGTAGTTTTCGGGCTGGGGGCCGAAGAACAGCTGGAACATGGAGGCGATGCCGGTAGGAGTGACCTGGCCCTCCATCCTGAGGCCCCGTACGATATCTGTTAAAGACTGCCACAGGGCCTTGCCCTTTGCGTTCACCTTGTGGTGGACGCTCTCCTTCTCCAGCACCTCGACTGTGGCCATTCCGGCCGTAAGCGACAGCGGGTTGCCGTTGTACGTGCCAGCCTGGTAGACTCCTCCCTGCGGGGCGACGGTTTCCATGATGTCCTTCCGTCCGCCGAAAATGCCGATAGGCAGGCCGCCGCCGGCGATCTTGCCCAGGGTGGTGAGGTCGGGCTCGACGCCGTAGTAGCCCTGTGCGCCGAAAATGCTCACCCGGAAGCCGGTGATGACCTCGTCGAAGATGAGGAGGACGTCGTAGTCTCTCGTCACGTTGCGCACCGCCCGCAGGTACATGTCTTTAGGCAGGATGGGCCCCATGTTGCCCATGACCGGCTCCATGATCAGGCAGGCGATCTCGTCTTTATGGGCCTCCAGGGTCTCCTCCAGCGCATGGATGTCGTTGTACGGCACCTGCAGGGTGTTCTTCACCACGTCCACCGGGACACCCAGAGAATCGGGAACGCCGATGGTCGTAGCGCCCGAGCCGGCCTTGACTAAGACGGCGTCATGGGCGCCGTGGAAGCCGCCCTCGATCTTGACGATCTTGTCCCTGCCGGTGAAACCCCGGGCCGCTCTTATCGCTCCCATGGTGGCTTCGGTGCCGGTGTTCACGAACCGCAGCTTTTGCATGCCGGGGTAGTACTTCTGTATTAGTTTACCGTACTTCACCTCGATCTCACTGGGCGTGCCGTAGAGGCAGCCGTTTTCCAGCTGCTTCGTGATCGCCTCTTTCACGGCGGGGTGCCCGTGGCCGAGGATGAGCGGCCCGTAGGCGAGGCAACAGTCTATGTACTCGTTGCCGTCCACGTCTGTGATGTGGCTGCCGCTTGCCGACTTAGTGAAGAATGGGAACGGCTTGATTGCCCTGACCGGGCTGGACACGCCGCCCGGGAAGAGTGACTTCGCCTCGTCATATAGCTGCGCTGAATGATCCTGCTTCAAGATGATA harbors:
- the hemL gene encoding glutamate-1-semialdehyde 2,1-aminomutase, which codes for MKQDHSAQLYDEAKSLFPGGVSSPVRAIKPFPFFTKSASGSHITDVDGNEYIDCCLAYGPLILGHGHPAVKEAITKQLENGCLYGTPSEIEVKYGKLIQKYYPGMQKLRFVNTGTEATMGAIRAARGFTGRDKIVKIEGGFHGAHDAVLVKAGSGATTIGVPDSLGVPVDVVKNTLQVPYNDIHALEETLEAHKDEIACLIMEPVMGNMGPILPKDMYLRAVRNVTRDYDVLLIFDEVITGFRVSIFGAQGYYGVEPDLTTLGKIAGGGLPIGIFGGRKDIMETVAPQGGVYQAGTYNGNPLSLTAGMATVEVLEKESVHHKVNAKGKALWQSLTDIVRGLRMEGQVTPTGIASMFQLFFGPQPENYEQALKCDKLKFNEFWKHMLQNGVFFPPSQFETNFLSLAHSQADMEQIVTACKKSLAAVK